The genomic window CGCGCTGACCGTGCCACCCGCTGTCCCCACCGGACGCGGCTCGCGACGCCGATCGGCCGGATAGAGCAAGCGCGCGAGCGCGTGACCGTGGTCCCGGCCAATGCTGAGGGTGACCTGCCCCGCCGACTTCCCGGGACCCTCATGCCGCCCACGCCCTCTTCCCGCCCGCACACGCGTACCCGTACCCGTCCTCGCTCCCGCCTCCGTCTGTCCCTCGTCGCCCTGCTCGGCGCCTCCTGCCTCGGCGGCCTGCTCACCGCTCCGGCGGCGGGTGCCGCTTCCGACGGCGGGAGCGAGGGGGCCCTGCGACGGCAGCTCGAAGAGCTGGTCAGCACCCCCGGAGGGCCGCCGGGTGTGATCGTCGTACTGCAACGGGGGGACACGCAGCATGTCGTACGGGCTGGTGTCGCCGATCTGGAGAGCGGTCGGCCGATCGAGACCACCGACCACATGCGGATCGCCAGTACGGCGAAGGCGTTCACCGGTGCCGTGGCGCTGCGTCTGGTGCAGCGGGGTGCGCTCGACCTCGACAGCACCATCGGCCGCACGCTGCCCCAGCTGCCGCGCGCATGGCGGTCGGTCACCCTCCGGCAGTTGCTGAACCACACCAGCGGGCTGCCCGACTACTCCGAGGACCCGGAGTTCCTGGAACTGCTGCTCGCGGATCCGCGCCGCACGTTCGACCCGCGCCGGCTGCTGGACTTCGTGGCGGACGAGCCGCTCCGCTTCCGTCCGGGCTCCCAGTACCAGTACTCCAACTCCGACAACATCGCCGTCGCGCTGATGGCGGAGGCGGCGACCCACAGGCCGTACGAGGAGTTGCTGAGCCGGATCGTCTACCAGCCGCTCGGTCTGCACGACACCAGCCTCCCCCTGGGCTACGAGATGCCGGAGCCGTACATGCACGGGTACGCCGTCGAGCCGCCCGAGCCGCCGGAGGACGTCAGCGAAGTGCTCAGCGCGTCCGGTGTGTGGGCCTCGGGCGGGATCGTCTCCACTCCGCATGACATGACGCGGTTCATTCGCGCCTACGCCGCCGGAAAGCTGACGTCGGAGGAGGTTCTGCGCGAGCAGCGCCGCTGGATCGAGGGGGCGTCCGAACCGGCCGGCCCCGGCCGCAACACGGCGGGACTCGGCATCTTCCACTACAGCACCCGCTGCGGGGTGGTGTTGGGGCACACCGGGAACTTCCCCGGCTACACGCAGCTGATCGCCGCGACACCCGACGGCCGGAAGTCCCTCACCTTCTCGCTCACCACCCAGGTGAACAGGACGAACAATCCGGAGCTCGTGGAGAAGCTCCGCGCGATCGAGGAGAACGCGGTCTGCACGCTGCTCCGCCGAGACAGAGGCTGACCGGGTGGCTGCGCCTGACCGCGTCCGAGGTCAGGTGTCAGCGGCGCAGATGGGCCAGCAGTTCGTCCGCGACGGGATACGGCCGCTCCTCGGGCAGCAGCCCGGCCGCCGCGTCCAGGTCACCCGCCCGTACGAGGCGGTGGACCTCCGTGGCGAGCGGCGTCACGTCCTCGATGCCGACGATCCACTCGTCCGCGTACCGAGCGGCCGCCTCACCCGCCAGGCCCAACTGCAACGAGCGGTACGGCAGCGGGTTCAGCCGCAGGTCGCGCTCGGGGTCCCACTGCACCCGAGCGGGCGATCGCCGCAGCTCCCGCTGCCAGGCGGTCTGGCTCTCGTGCAACTCCGGTACGTAGTGCGAGAGGCAGGAGTTGCGCAGGGCCCACTCGAAGCCGTCGCGGCCGATCTCGACGGCCAGCACCGTCTCCTGGCCCTCCTTCAGGCCCCAGCCGCAGCGGTACATCATCCACAGGAAGGACGGCTTGATCCAGGTCATCCGGTCCCGCTTCCACGCGGCCGGGAACCTCCCGCCGCGCGCGGCCGGGCCGCCGATCTCCGGGCGGTACGCCTGGTAGACGGTCACCGTGTCGGCGGTATGGCGGGCACGGACACGGAACTTGGGTTCCGTCACTGGTTGACGTTCACTTTCAGTCACGAAGACCAGGTTCGATCACCGCCGCACTCCGAGGCCACCGAATATCGACGGCCGTCACGCCCACGACCGGGCGGCCGGTCCCGGTGATCCCTGAAATATCCCCCATCTGCCTGCACGCCCCTTGGCGTGGCGCGTCCTCTGCCCCAACACTGAGCCGATGACGCAGCGCGTAGAGCTCGCGACCGTGATGGACCGACTCGCCGTCGACGGCCTGATCACCGAGTACGCGGTGGCGGTGGACGACGGCGACTGGACGGCTTACCGGGAACTGTTCGCACCGGACGGCCGCGCGGACTACCGCTCGGCAGGGGGCATCGAGGGGGACGCCGTGCAGGTCGCCGGGTGGCTGGCGCGGAGCATGGAGCTCTTCCCGATGCGGCAGCATCTGATCGTCAACCGGCGGGTGCGGTTCGGCTACCTCGAGCAGGACACCGGTGACACCGCCCAGGTCCAGGCGGACTACATCAACCCGATGCGCTTCGCCGGACACGACGGCGGATCCACCGCCCCCGACCTCGTCTGCGGCGGCCGCTACGCCTTCGCCCTGATCCGCACACCCGACGGCTGGCGCCTCCGCGAGGTCGTCGTCCAGGAAAAATGGCGCCGCGCCCCGGAGGGTCTCACCCCCGACCAGCATCCCTCCCCGGCCTGAGCACGCCGCCCGGCCCGACCACCGCTCCCGGCCCGACCGCCGCTTCCCGGGCCGGAGCGCCGCTTGCCGAGCCTGAGCGCCCCGGCCCCACCGCCCTCCCCGCCGGGCTGCCGACCACCGGCCCGCGCACCACCCCGCGCCTGTGACACCCCCTGTCGGAGATCGCTTACGGCGCGCACACTGGAAACACGCACAGCCGGGGAGGGAGGCGCTGAATGAGGACGTCGGACTGGCTCGCCTCCCCATGGCGGCGGCGGGTGGCCGTCGTCATGGCCGGCGGTCTGCCTGTGCTCGCGTTCCCGGCGCCGGGCCTGTGGTGGTTCGCGTACGGGGCGCTGGTGCCCTGGATACTGCTGATCCGCAGGGCTCCGACCGGCCGCCGGGCGGCGTACGACGGCTGGCTCGGCGGTTTCGGCTTCATGCTGGCCATGCACCACTGGCTGCTGCCGAACCTGCATGTGTTCACCTTCGTCATCGCCGGCCTGCTGGGCGCGCTGTGGGCGCCCTGGGCCTGGCTGGTGCGCCGGTTCCTGGCCGGCACGCCCTCGTCCGGGCGGATCGCCGCCGCCCTGCTGGTCGTGCCGTCGGGCTGGCTGGCCATCGAACTCGTGCGCTCCTGGCAGGGGCTCGGCGGCCCATGGGGGCTGCTGGGGTCCAGCCAGTGGCAGGTGGAGCCCGCGCTGCGGCTGGCCTCGGTCGGCGGTGTCTGGCTGATCGGCTTCCTGGTGGTGGCCGTCAATGTGGCGGTCACCGTGCTGGTCTCGGTACGCCGGTCCCGGGCGCCGGCGCTCGCCGGTGTCGTCGCGGCGGCCATCGCGACCTCGGCGGTGTGGCTGTGGTCGCCGCGACCCGACGTCCGGGGCGAGGTGCGGATCGCCGTCGTACAGCCCGGTGTGACCGACGGTCCCGACAACCGGTTCGCCCGCGAGGAGGCGCTCACCCGCCGGCTCGCGGGGCAGGACCTGGACCTGATCGTCTGGGGCGAGAGCAGCGTCGGCTACGACCTGGCCGACCGGACCGACCTCGCCGACCGTATCGCCGCGCTGGCCCGCGAGACGGACACGAACATCCTGGTGAACGTCGACGCCCGCCGCTCCGACCGTCCCGGCATCTACAAGAGTTCCGTGCTCGTCGGCCCCGACGGCCCGACCGGTGACCGCTACGACAAGATGCGTCTGGTCCCCTTCGGCGAGTACATCCCCGCGCGTTCGCTGCTCGGCTGGGCCACCTCGGTCGGTGAGGCGGCCGGCGAGGACCGCAGGCAGGGCACCGCGCAGGTCGTGTTCGACTCCGGGAAGGGACTGCGGATCGGCCCGATGGTCTGCTTCGAGTCCGCGTTCCCGGACATGAGCCGTCATCTCGTCGAGGACGGTGCCGAGTTGCTGCTCGCGCAGTCGGCGACCTCGACGTTCCAACAGAGCTGGGCGCCCGAGCAGCACGCCTCGCTGGCCGCGCTGCGGGCCGCCGAGACCGGCCGCCCGATGGCCCACGCGACGCTCACCGGCGTCTCGGCGGTGTACGGCCCGGACGGCGAGCGCGTCGGCTCCCGGCTCAGCACGGACGAGAGCACGACGGCGGTGTACGAGGTGCCGCTGGCGGGCGGTACGACGCCGTACGTCCGCTTCGGCGACTGGCCGGTGCACGCGGCGCTGCTGGTGCTGGTCGTATGCGGTGCCTTCGAGGGCGTACGGGCCGTGCGGCTCAGGCGGCGGACCGGTCCTCCACCGCCCGCACCACCCGCTCGCACAGCTCATGGGTCGCCAGCGCGTCCCGCGCGCTGAGCACCTTGCCCGCGCGCACGGCGTCGAGGAAGACGAGCACCGCCTGCTCGATGCCGCGCTGCCGGGCCACCGGCACCCAGTCGCCGCGCCGCCTTATGGACGGCTGCCCCTTGTGGTCGACGACCTCGGCGAGGTTCACGACCTGCCGCTTGGTGTCCTGCCCGGAGACCTCCAGGATCTCCTCCGCCGAGCCGCTGAGCCGGTTCATGACGCCGAGCGCGGTGAAGCCGGCCCCGGAGAGCTGCAGCACGACGTGGTGCAGCAGCCCGTCCTCGGTCCGGGCGCGCACGGTCATGTCCTCGATCTCCCCCGGCACCAGGAACCGCAGGGTGTCCACGACATGGATGAAGTCGTCGAGGATCATCGTGCGCGGCAGTTCGGGCAGGCCGATGCGGTTCTTCTGCATGAGGATCAGCTCGCGCGGATGGTCGGCGCACTGCGCGTATCCGGGCGCGTACCGCCGGTTGAAGCCCACGGCGAGGCCGACGTTCCGCTCCTCCGCGAGCCGTACGAGCCGTTCGGAGTCCGCGAGTTGGTACGCGAGCGGCTTGTCGACGTACGTCGGCACGTCCGCCTCCAGCAGCCGCTGGACGATCTCGGGGTGGGCCCCGGTGGGCGCGTGCACGAAGGCCGCGTCGAGGTCCTGCGCGAGCAGCGCGTCGAGGTCGGTGTGCCGCTGTCCCGGGGGGAGGTGGAGGCTGTCGGCGACGCGGGTGAGGGTGGCGGGAGTCCGCGTCTGCAGATGGAGTTCGAGCCCCGCTCGGGTGCCGAGCACCGGCAGATACGCCTTCCGCGCGATGTCGCCGAGTCCGATGCAGCCGACCTTCACAGGGGTCTCCCGTCCACGGTGCCGTCGAAATGCCTCGTCGGCAGCATACGGGGGCTGCGAGGATGGCCGGCATGACTACCCGGCGCACCGAACCCTCCGTCACGGCCGATGAACGGACCATGCTCGAAGGCTGGCTCGACTATCACCGCGAGACCCTCGCGATCAAGTGCGAGGGCCTGGACGACGCCCGGTTGCGGACCGCGTCGGTGCCGCCCTCGGAGCTGTCCCTGCTGGGGCTCGTACGGCACATGGCGGAGGTCGAGCGCATCTGGTTCCGCAAGGTGCTGGTGGACGACGACCAGGGGCCGATCTACTTCAGCGAGGAGGACCCGGACGGCGAGTTCCACCTCACCGAGGAGGACACCTGGGAGGAGGCGTACGCCACCTGGCAGGCGGAGATCGCTCTCGCCCGGCGCAACGCGGAGGGCTTCGCCCTGGACGACATCAGCAAGGCCGTGCACCGGCGCTCGGGCGAGGCGCCGAGCCTGCGGTGGATCTACACGCACATGATCGAGGAGTACGCGCGGCACAACGGGCACGCGGACCTCATCCGGGAGCGGATCGACGGGGCCACCGGGTACTGAACGCAGACGGGCGCCCGGTCTGCGGCCCGCATGCCGAGGGTCTTGCGAACGCCCGGTCCACGGCACGCCTGCCGAGGCCCTCCGACGAGACGCGCGGCGTCGCAGGCGGGCCCGGGCGTCACCCATGTGGGGCATCCTCCGCCTCCTCCCTCCCCAAAGCCGCCCGGACACAGCAGAGTTGCGCGCGTGCATCGACCGACCACCACCGCAACGCTCCTGGTCACCGTGGCCGTCACGGCCCTCACCGGCTGCGTGACCGCGCAACACCCGCCCCCGTCCCCGGCGTCACACGCCCCGTCCCGGCCGTCCGAGCCCCGCCCGGACGGCACCACCGAGACACAGGTCGTGCAGGCCCCGGCGCGGGAGGCCCTGGAGCTGATCTCCCCGCCACGGGAACCCACCCCCAGCGCGTCCACGACACCGAAGCCCGCCGCGTCGACTCCCGCCACCACACCAACGGCCACCCCGACCCCGCCTCCGCCTCCGCCCCCGGACGAGCGGCCGGATCCCCCCGAACGGCACGGCCCGTCACCCAGGTTCCACCCCCACGTCGAGATTCCGCCCTTCCCCGACGCCCTCCCGACGGAACCGCCGAAGAACTCCGCCGTGTGCGCGCTCGGCCACACGTACGGCGGCTGGGGCAAGGACACCCCACAGGCGGTCATCTGCGAGGAGGTATACGGCCGTTGAGCAAAGCCGGCGCCCCGAAACGGGTGCTCGCCCCGTCACCAACGTCACAGGGCGGTACACCTAGGGCCGCTGTCTCGGCGGCCCCGGCGTCTGTCCTCCGGCGGGGCCCGCCTCGTCGAGCTGGGTCTCCAGGCGGGTGAGAGCGGCCCGGATGCCGTCGCCGTAGCCGTCGTCCCCCAGCGTGCCGATCACACCCCGGGCCAGGCGCAGATGGCTGCGGGCCGCGTCATGGCGGCCGAGCTTGACGTAGTCGGCGGCGAGGTTCAGATGCAGCGAGGGGTAGAAGGCCCGTACCGCGAGCCCCTCGTGATGCTCCGCCACCCGGCCGTCGGACAACTCGTCGGCCGCCGACAACGCTCTGAGGTCCCAGGCCAGTTCATCGGCCGGCTCCTCCTGGGTGTCGGCCATGTAGTGCGCCAGTGTGCAGCGGTGGAGCGGGTCGCCGTCCTCGCCGATCTCCGTCCACAGCTTCGCGAGACGGTCCCGGGCCTCCTCGCGGTCGCCCCCGTGGTGCAGCATGACCGCCTGCCCGATCCGGGTCATCATGGCGTCCGGCGCCACCTGCTCCTGTCGCTCCACCACCGCGTCCTCCACACTCGTCGCCCCCGGACTTGCCTGTCCCTGCCGACGCTAACGGCAGGCACTGACAATCCCGGTCAGGCGGCTCCGTACGGCCACGGGGGCGCCCCGGCGGCCGTACGACGGGCGGACGAGCAGGTGCGGTGGACGGGCGGCAGGTCAGCCGAGGTTCGGGATCGTCCAGTCGATCGCCTCGTGGCCCTGCTGGGCGACGGCCTCGTTGATCTGCGTGAACGGCTGGGAGCCGAAGAACTTCTTGGCGGACAGCGGCGAGGGGTGCGCGCCCTTGACCACCGCGTGGCGCTCCTCGTCGATCAGCGGGAGCTTCTTCTGCGCGTAGTTGCCCCACAGCACGAAGACCGCCGGGTCGGGACGGTCGGCGACCGCGCGGATCACGGCGTCGGTGAACTTCTCCCAGCCCTTGCCCTTGTGCGAGTTGGCCTCACCGGAGCGGACCGTGAGGACCGCGTTGAGCAGCAGCACGCCCTGCTCGGCCCACGGCATCAGATAGCCGTTGTCCGGGATCGGGGTGCCCAGCTCGGCCTGCATCTCCTTGTAGATGTTGCGCAGGGACGGCGGGGTCTTCACACCGGGCCGCACGGAGAAGCACAGACCGTGACCCTGGCCCTCGCCGTGGTACGGGTCCTGGCCGAGGATCAGGACCTTCACGCTCTCGTACGGCGTGGCGTCGAGGGCGGCGAAGACCTGCTCGCGCGGAGGATGGACGGGACCCTTGGCACGCTCCTCCTCGACGAACTCGGTGAGTTCCTTGAAGTAGGGCTGCTGAAGCTCGTCCCCCAGGACCCCGCGCCAGGACTCGGGCAGCATGGCGATGTCGGTCACGTCAACTTCCTCCGGTGTGCGCTCACTTCACGGCCGCGGACAACGCGGCCATGGACGGCCGCGCGAGGCGCGGCCGTCGTCAGAGCACAGAACCTACAGGCGCCCACTGACAGCGGGGCCCGGCACCGGCAATTACCAGCTGGTCTTCCAGGACAGCTGCCACATGAGCATCATCGTCGCGGGGTCGATGACGTTCTCCAGACCGGCGATCTCCACGTTCGCGGCCGTGTACGCCTTGCCCTGCCACAGCGGGATCAGCCGCGCGTCGTCCACGAGGATCTGCTGGGCCTCCTCGAACTCCTCGGACACGGCCCCGCGGTCGCTCTCCGCACGCGACGCCGGCAGCAGCTCGTCGGTGATCTCGGGGGCGTCGTACGGGGTGCCGAGCGCGTTCTGCTTGCCCACGAAGGGGGCGATGAAGTTGTCGGCGTCGTTGAAGTCGGGGTTCCAGCCACGCCCGAAGACGGGGTACTCGCCCTTCCGGTAGCCCTCCGAGTAGGTCTTCCAGGGGCGGCTCTCCAGCGTGACCTTGAAGAGACCGGACGCCTCCAGCTGCCGCTTCAGCTCCTCGAAGGCCGGCTTGGTCTGGGAGCCGTAACGGTCCGTGGTGTACCAGAGCGTGAGAGGAACCGTTTCGGTGATGCCCGCCTCGGTGAGGATGGCTTTCGCCTTGGTCGCGCTGGGGTTGCCGAAGTCGTCGAAGAAGCCCGTCGTGTGGCCCACCAGACCCCTGGGGATCATGGAGTACAGCGGCTCGACGGTGTCCTTGTAGATGTTGTGGGCGAGCGCCGGGCGGTCGAGGACCTGGGCGACCGCCTTGCGAACCGCGGGGTTCTTGGTCCAGGTGTTCTTGGCGGGGTTGAACACCAGGTAGCTGATCTCGGTGGTGGGGCTCTCCACGATCTGGAGCCCCGCCTCGTCGTGGTTGGCCTGGATGTCCACGATGTCCGAGGCGCCGAGGCCCCGGTAGATGACCGAGATCTCCTTGTCCTTCAGGGCCTTGACCAGCTCGTCCGACTGCTGGAAGTACCGGATGGTCACCGCGGAGTTCTTGAGCTCCGCCAGGCCCTTGTAGTTCTCGTTGCGGACCAGCTCGGCCTTTTCGCCGTCTTCGTAGGAGGAGAGCGTGTAGGGACCCGAGCCGGCGATGTCCCCGTCCTCGCGGAGCTTGTCCGCGGGGTACTCCTCGGGGTCGACGATCGACATGGCGGGCGTGGTGAGCACCAGGGGGAAGGTCGCGTCGGGCTGGCTGAGGTGGAAGACGACCTCGCGGTCGCCCTTCGTCTGCACCCGGGAGAGGGTGCTCAGCAGGCCCGCGGGGCCACCGTTGACGTTGATCTTCTTGATCCGGTCGAACGAGTGCTTGACAGCTTTGGCGTCCAGCGCGTGCCCGTCGGAGAACTTCAGACCCTCGCGCAGCGTGCACGTGTACACGGTGCTGGAGGTGTCCGTGAACTCGCAGCTCTCGGCGGCGTCGGGTTCGGGTTCGGTCCCCCCGGGCGAGTAGCCCAGAAGGGGCTGGTAGACGTTACGCATCAGCTCCCAGGAGCTGTCCCAGGCCGCAGCCGGGTCCAGGGTGCTCGGCGCGCTGGTCGTCCCCACGATGATCGGGTCCGCGTCTTCGGAGGCATCCGAGGAGAACACACCACACCCGGTCACCATGGATATGGACGCGATCACCGCGAGTGGCGGCAAAAATCGGTTCCGGTTGAACACGTGCATGCTCCTCGAAATGCCGTACACAAGTGGCCGAACGATACCGCAGGCCCCCCGAGCCGTTCCCGCCCGGCTGGCACAGCTCTTGATCGGTCCGCTTGTGACGGTTTTGTCGAGTCCTCGTGAGGGGTGCGGGCGGGCGCCGGAGATGTTCGGTGATTTCGCGCACCGGCGCCCACCGCACTCTGTCAGCCGACCCCGGCGTTGAGGAAGATACCGCCGTCGACGACGAGCGTCTGGCCGGTGATCCAGTCGGACTGCTCGGAGGTGAGGAACGCGGCGGCGCCGCCGATGTCGGAGGGCACGCCGAGCCGGCCGAGCGGGTAGGACGCCGCCGCCTCCGCCTCCCGGCCCTCGTACAGGGCCTGGGCGAACTTGGTCTTCACCACGGCGGGCGCGATCGCGTTGGCCCGCACCTTCGGCGCGTACTCGTGCGCCAGCTGCAGGGTCAGGTTGATCATGGCGGCCTTGCTGATGCCGTACGCGCCGATGAAGGGCGAGGCGGAGACACCGGCGACGGAGGCGATGTTGACGATCGCGCCGCCGTTGTCCTTCTGCCAGGCGTGCCAGGTCTTCTGGGCGAAGCCGAGGGCCGAGACGACGTTGGTCTCGAACACCTTGCGGGCCACGTTCAGGTCGAGGTCGGCGATCGGGCCGAACACCGGATTCGTACCGGCGTTGTTGACCAGGAAGTCGACGCGGCCGAAGGCCTCCATCGTGCGCTCGACGGCGAGCGCCTGGTGGGCCTCGTCGTGGGCCTTGCCCGCGACGCCGATGACGCGGTCGGCGCCGAGCTGCTCGACGGCCTCCTTGAGGGCGTCCTCGTTGCGGCCCGTGATGCACACCCGGTCGCCGCGCGCGACGAGGGCCTCGGCGATGCCGTAGCCGATGCCGCGGCTGGCGCCCGTGATGAGGGCGACCTTGCCCGAAAGCTCGGGGAGTTCCACCGAAGTCATGTTCCTGATCCCTTAGTTGAGCGGTCCGCCGGCGACGTACAGCACCTGGCCGGAGACGAATCCGGCGTCCTCGCCCGTGAAGTAGGCGATGGCGCCGGCGATGTCCTCCGGCCGGCCCACGCGCTGCACGGGGATCTGGGTCGCGGCCGCTGCCTGGAACTCCTCGAAGCCCATGCCGACCCGGGCTGCGGTGGCGGCGGTCATGTCGGTGACGATGAAGCCGGGCGCGACGGCGTTGGCGGTGACGCCGAACTTGCCGAGCTCGATGGCGAGGGTCTTGGTGAAGCCCTGCAGACCGGCCTTGGCGGCGGAGTAGTTGGCCTGGCCGCGGTTGCCGAGCGCCGAGGACGAGGACAGGTTGACGATCCGGCCGAACTTGGCCTCGACCATGTACTTCTGGACGGCCTTGGCCATCATGAAGGCGCCGCGCAGGTGCACGTTCATGACCGTGTCCCAGTCGGACGCGCTCATCTTGAACAGCAGGTTGTCGCGGAGCACGCCCGCGTTGTTCACCAGGATGGTCGGGGCGCCCAGCTCCTCGGCGATCCGGGTGACGGCGGCTTCGACCTGGGCCTCGTCGGAGACGTCGCAGCCGACCGCGAGCGCCTTGCCGCCGGCGGCGGTGATCTTCTCCACGGTGTCCTTGCACGCGGCCTCGTCGAGGTCGATCACCGCGACGGCCCGCCCCTCGGCGGCCAGTCGTACGGCGGTCGCGGCGCCGATGCCGCGCGCGCCACCCGTGACCACGGCGACACGCTGCTCAGTGGTGGACATTGCTGGTTCTCCTCGCCCTTGGGATGCGGCTCCTGCGGCGCCCTCCATGGGGTGAGCGACCGCTTAGTACCTTCAGCACACGTGACGCTAGAAGTCCTGGCACCCGGTGTCAACGTTCCACCAGGTGTGATCCCTTACGTCGGCCTCTCACCGGGGTCCGCCGCGCAC from Streptomyces sp. DSM 40750 includes these protein-coding regions:
- a CDS encoding DUF4291 domain-containing protein; this translates as MTEPKFRVRARHTADTVTVYQAYRPEIGGPAARGGRFPAAWKRDRMTWIKPSFLWMMYRCGWGLKEGQETVLAVEIGRDGFEWALRNSCLSHYVPELHESQTAWQRELRRSPARVQWDPERDLRLNPLPYRSLQLGLAGEAAARYADEWIVGIEDVTPLATEVHRLVRAGDLDAAAGLLPEERPYPVADELLAHLRR
- a CDS encoding DinB family protein; this encodes MTTRRTEPSVTADERTMLEGWLDYHRETLAIKCEGLDDARLRTASVPPSELSLLGLVRHMAEVERIWFRKVLVDDDQGPIYFSEEDPDGEFHLTEEDTWEEAYATWQAEIALARRNAEGFALDDISKAVHRRSGEAPSLRWIYTHMIEEYARHNGHADLIRERIDGATGY
- a CDS encoding uracil-DNA glycosylase, giving the protein MTDIAMLPESWRGVLGDELQQPYFKELTEFVEEERAKGPVHPPREQVFAALDATPYESVKVLILGQDPYHGEGQGHGLCFSVRPGVKTPPSLRNIYKEMQAELGTPIPDNGYLMPWAEQGVLLLNAVLTVRSGEANSHKGKGWEKFTDAVIRAVADRPDPAVFVLWGNYAQKKLPLIDEERHAVVKGAHPSPLSAKKFFGSQPFTQINEAVAQQGHEAIDWTIPNLG
- a CDS encoding SDR family oxidoreductase, whose amino-acid sequence is MTSVELPELSGKVALITGASRGIGYGIAEALVARGDRVCITGRNEDALKEAVEQLGADRVIGVAGKAHDEAHQALAVERTMEAFGRVDFLVNNAGTNPVFGPIADLDLNVARKVFETNVVSALGFAQKTWHAWQKDNGGAIVNIASVAGVSASPFIGAYGISKAAMINLTLQLAHEYAPKVRANAIAPAVVKTKFAQALYEGREAEAAASYPLGRLGVPSDIGGAAAFLTSEQSDWITGQTLVVDGGIFLNAGVG
- the lnt gene encoding apolipoprotein N-acyltransferase; protein product: MRTSDWLASPWRRRVAVVMAGGLPVLAFPAPGLWWFAYGALVPWILLIRRAPTGRRAAYDGWLGGFGFMLAMHHWLLPNLHVFTFVIAGLLGALWAPWAWLVRRFLAGTPSSGRIAAALLVVPSGWLAIELVRSWQGLGGPWGLLGSSQWQVEPALRLASVGGVWLIGFLVVAVNVAVTVLVSVRRSRAPALAGVVAAAIATSAVWLWSPRPDVRGEVRIAVVQPGVTDGPDNRFAREEALTRRLAGQDLDLIVWGESSVGYDLADRTDLADRIAALARETDTNILVNVDARRSDRPGIYKSSVLVGPDGPTGDRYDKMRLVPFGEYIPARSLLGWATSVGEAAGEDRRQGTAQVVFDSGKGLRIGPMVCFESAFPDMSRHLVEDGAELLLAQSATSTFQQSWAPEQHASLAALRAAETGRPMAHATLTGVSAVYGPDGERVGSRLSTDESTTAVYEVPLAGGTTPYVRFGDWPVHAALLVLVVCGAFEGVRAVRLRRRTGPPPPAPPARTAHGSPARPAR
- a CDS encoding Gfo/Idh/MocA family protein; translated protein: MKVGCIGLGDIARKAYLPVLGTRAGLELHLQTRTPATLTRVADSLHLPPGQRHTDLDALLAQDLDAAFVHAPTGAHPEIVQRLLEADVPTYVDKPLAYQLADSERLVRLAEERNVGLAVGFNRRYAPGYAQCADHPRELILMQKNRIGLPELPRTMILDDFIHVVDTLRFLVPGEIEDMTVRARTEDGLLHHVVLQLSGAGFTALGVMNRLSGSAEEILEVSGQDTKRQVVNLAEVVDHKGQPSIRRRGDWVPVARQRGIEQAVLVFLDAVRAGKVLSARDALATHELCERVVRAVEDRSAA
- a CDS encoding serine hydrolase domain-containing protein, with translation MPPTPSSRPHTRTRTRPRSRLRLSLVALLGASCLGGLLTAPAAGAASDGGSEGALRRQLEELVSTPGGPPGVIVVLQRGDTQHVVRAGVADLESGRPIETTDHMRIASTAKAFTGAVALRLVQRGALDLDSTIGRTLPQLPRAWRSVTLRQLLNHTSGLPDYSEDPEFLELLLADPRRTFDPRRLLDFVADEPLRFRPGSQYQYSNSDNIAVALMAEAATHRPYEELLSRIVYQPLGLHDTSLPLGYEMPEPYMHGYAVEPPEPPEDVSEVLSASGVWASGGIVSTPHDMTRFIRAYAAGKLTSEEVLREQRRWIEGASEPAGPGRNTAGLGIFHYSTRCGVVLGHTGNFPGYTQLIAATPDGRKSLTFSLTTQVNRTNNPELVEKLRAIEENAVCTLLRRDRG
- a CDS encoding nuclear transport factor 2 family protein; the protein is MTQRVELATVMDRLAVDGLITEYAVAVDDGDWTAYRELFAPDGRADYRSAGGIEGDAVQVAGWLARSMELFPMRQHLIVNRRVRFGYLEQDTGDTAQVQADYINPMRFAGHDGGSTAPDLVCGGRYAFALIRTPDGWRLREVVVQEKWRRAPEGLTPDQHPSPA
- a CDS encoding ABC transporter substrate-binding protein — its product is MFNRNRFLPPLAVIASISMVTGCGVFSSDASEDADPIIVGTTSAPSTLDPAAAWDSSWELMRNVYQPLLGYSPGGTEPEPDAAESCEFTDTSSTVYTCTLREGLKFSDGHALDAKAVKHSFDRIKKINVNGGPAGLLSTLSRVQTKGDREVVFHLSQPDATFPLVLTTPAMSIVDPEEYPADKLREDGDIAGSGPYTLSSYEDGEKAELVRNENYKGLAELKNSAVTIRYFQQSDELVKALKDKEISVIYRGLGASDIVDIQANHDEAGLQIVESPTTEISYLVFNPAKNTWTKNPAVRKAVAQVLDRPALAHNIYKDTVEPLYSMIPRGLVGHTTGFFDDFGNPSATKAKAILTEAGITETVPLTLWYTTDRYGSQTKPAFEELKRQLEASGLFKVTLESRPWKTYSEGYRKGEYPVFGRGWNPDFNDADNFIAPFVGKQNALGTPYDAPEITDELLPASRAESDRGAVSEEFEEAQQILVDDARLIPLWQGKAYTAANVEIAGLENVIDPATMMLMWQLSWKTSW
- the fabG gene encoding 3-oxoacyl-ACP reductase FabG; this translates as MSTTEQRVAVVTGGARGIGAATAVRLAAEGRAVAVIDLDEAACKDTVEKITAAGGKALAVGCDVSDEAQVEAAVTRIAEELGAPTILVNNAGVLRDNLLFKMSASDWDTVMNVHLRGAFMMAKAVQKYMVEAKFGRIVNLSSSSALGNRGQANYSAAKAGLQGFTKTLAIELGKFGVTANAVAPGFIVTDMTAATAARVGMGFEEFQAAAATQIPVQRVGRPEDIAGAIAYFTGEDAGFVSGQVLYVAGGPLN